The DNA window AGAcacaatttgatcaatttcattccccaatGCTATCCCCCACCTCCCATGGGTTTCTCCcaaatccccttcctctactcttcttGTTTCCCTTCCAATTTGTTTTCCCCTTTGAGCTTCCACATAGGAGATAATATATGTAATAATTTGTTCTCTGAGTCTCACTCAATTTACTCAATATCAGGCTGTCCAATTCTATCATGTGGTACCACAACGTACCACCTTTTCTTTATCCCTGaatctgtagatgaacacttgggCGGTTGCCCTAATTGACTAATGTGAATCGTGCAGCAATAAACATGGCTAATCATGTGTCTCTAAACCATGCTGACTTTAGCCCTTTTTGACCAGTACCAAGGAGTGCTGGATTATATGGTAGATGCATTTTTAGCTTTTTCAGGAAAACCTCTTTTATTGCCATAGGGGCTGGACTAATTTAGCTTCCCACCACCAGTGTATAATAGGTCATTCATGCCCATTACCTTAGCTAgcactttttgttatttttttaattctttgtgcTTGCATTTTGGCTATAAAACCAGATATACAGCAAatattaggagaaaaaaaaaggagagacacTTTCACATCTAGGTGTATGCAAAGTCTTCCTAAatgaccccatagctcaggaaaTAAGGAAGGAATTAATAAACAGGATGACATTGAATCAAAAAGTTTCTGTACGGCAAGGATAAAACACAATAATGAGGAAACTGTCAGACTGGGAGAAAGTTGTGGCCAGCTCCTATTCTGAAAGAGGGCTGTGATCCAGATgtactaaaatctcaaaacacaaaccactcaaattaaaaaaaaaaaataacccaaccaataaatggtcGAATAGCGTGAACACAGACTTCTCAAAATGAGAAGTACAAATGGccgaatgctacaagagaaaatgtTCAGCATATTTAACCACCAGGAAAACAcacatcaaaactacactgagatttgaaCCTACTCCACTTAGAAGGAGAAGCAAGAAACTTTTGATACATAATAATTACACATATTTATAAAGAGCAGTATGAAAATTCAGTATATGTGTCAATGTACAGTGATCAGATGAGGGTGATTAGTATTTCCATAAGAATGTTTATCATTGCTTAGGTTTGGGAACTTTTGCAATACATTTTTTAggttctttataaaatatataacacaGGTTGTAAACTGTAGCCAGGCTACCTTGCTGTAGCACCCTAGAACACATTCCTGCTCTTGACTCTACAGTGGTTCATGTTCCCCAGCCTCCCTTGTCACCCTTCTTCCTCCCATCCCTAGATCCAGTGACCACTGCTCTGCTGTCTACTTCTATGAAATCAAGTTTTTTAGCCTCTAAATATGAAAGGGAACATACAGTATTATTGTCTTTTTGGCCTGGCTCATTTCACTTTCTGTCATATCCATCAATGTGGATGAAACCAGAAGCATGTCATTTGGCCAGGACACACTTTAGTCAGTCACATATCTGCACATCAGCTCTTAGCACTGTTCACACTGGCAGATTTCCTGACTCAGCTAGGATAGGGAGTGTCCATTTCACAAGGTGAAGATTGCTAAGAGGACATCAGCCCACACAGGATTCTCACAAGGGCCAGGTACAGAGGGAGCCTGCGTGTCTTAGAGGTGTGCTGGGTGGAATGCCGTGGACACGTGACACAAGGCAGCGTTGGTCTTCACCTGCATCTTGGAGTTCTCTGCAAAACTCACACAGGTGAGTGCCCTCTGGAGAGCTCTAAGTGTGAGGGATAATTACAAAATCATTGCCCTACGGGCACAGTCTGGAAACttctgctcagaaaaaaaaacagtgaaaataTCCGTGTCGGAAATGTTCTTTCCAGACATGATCCACTCATCAGACTCCAAGCTTCCTAGAAGGCCAAGCAATGAAAGAAACTGCAatcacaaataaataatttttaaaagtggatAAATGAACCAGACTTTCAAAACACCAGTCTACTTTTCTTTTCAGGACCAGATAGTCATTTTCTTTATGGTTGCgatagttgtaaaaaaaaaaaaaaagacgcaaTGTTGAGATTCATTCAGTGCTTTTAGAGATGTTCCTCACTCCAGGACCAAGTCACAGATCATCATCACACACAGacgcacagacacacacacacacacacacacacacacacacacacacacaaagtcaatgCTAGAATTCTAGTAGAAAAAAGGAATTcttgggactgggattgtggctcacaggtagagcgctcgcctaacatgcgtgaagcactgggttcaatcctcagcaccacataaatataaaataaagctattgggtccacctataactaaaacataaatactaaaagaaaagaaaaaggaattctTTAAATTAAATAAGTCACAATGGAACGCTTGAGATGATTGAACAATATAATATCTTTAAAGGATTGATTGGATTGCCTCGTTTCTCACaaggaggaaggaaaaaaaaacatgtcatagCAATTTTGAACAATAATCAATTTGGCAAGGATgggcagagacagagagaatgaCATTAATGACAGACTTAAAATTCTTTAGGAAAAGATGCCATCAAATCAGGATTGAAACTGTATTAATAATTGAAGACCATTTAATACTAGGCTAAGTCAGAGCATTTAGGAGTGATAATTCCTAATAAATGAAAtggcatatatttttatttttgtattgtaaCATTAAAAAACacagtcattttattttttaaatcagaaaataTAAATTCTAGAATGAATGGGTGAAGAAAGGAATAAAGAGTAGAAGCTGAAGAGAGGAAATGTTTAAATAGGACCCACAATTTTAAGTCACTACCAAAGACTTCTTTCCACCAAGTGATAACTGGGTGTGTTCCATTGCTGACCACGTCTCTATCATCCAACAGATCTCTCAACCACATGGAGTCCGAAAACCAAACACTTGTAGCAGAATTCCTCCTCATGGGACTCTCAGAGGACCCAGAGCTGCAGCCCATCCTCTTTGGACTGTTCCTGACAATGTACCTGGTCACTGTTCTtgggaacctgctcatcatcctggccatcagctctgactcccacctccacacccccatgtacttcttcctctccaacctgtccttggCTGACATCTGTAGCACCTCCACCTTAGTCCCTAAGATGCTGGTGAACATCCAGACAGAAAGCAAAGCCATCTCCTATGCAGGCTGCCTCACTCAGCTGTGCTTTTTCGTGGTTTTTATAGGTATGGACAATTTACTGCTGACCGTGATGGCCTATGATCGATATGTGGCCATCTGCCACCCCTTGCATTACACTGTCATCATGAACCCCCACCTCTGTGTCCTGTTGGTCCTGATCTGTCTGCTCATCAGCACTGTGAGTGCCCTGGTGCACACTCTGCTGTTGCTGCGTCTGTCTTTCTGCAAACACCTGGAGATCCCCCACTTTTTCTGTGATCTGACTCAGATCCTCAAGATGGCCTGTTCTAATACCCTCATCAATAACATTGTGGTTTATTCATCAACCATGCTGTTGGGTATTGGTCCTGTGTCTGGCATAATTTTTTCATATACTCGAATTGTCTCCTCTATCCTGAGAATCCCGTCCACTGGTGGAAGGTACAAAGCTTTTTCTACCTGTGGGTCTCACCTGTCGGTGGTTTCCTTGTTCTATGGGACAGCTTTTGGGGTTTACCTTAGTTCTGCAGTTACTGATTCTCCCAGGAAGGCTACAGTGGCCTCTGTGATGTATGCGCTGGTGacccccatgctgaaccccttcatctacagcCTCAGGAACAAGGACATGAAGGGAGCCTTGAGAAAACTCACCTTGGGGACATGTTCCATTTCATGAATCTGTCACCTGCCTTGCCTGTGAGCTCTTAGACTGAGTCAAAGTGAGTCAGTTCTTCCAGAAAAATAGTACCTC is part of the Callospermophilus lateralis isolate mCalLat2 chromosome 1, mCalLat2.hap1, whole genome shotgun sequence genome and encodes:
- the LOC143401297 gene encoding olfactory receptor 7D4-like translates to MESENQTLVAEFLLMGLSEDPELQPILFGLFLTMYLVTVLGNLLIILAISSDSHLHTPMYFFLSNLSLADICSTSTLVPKMLVNIQTESKAISYAGCLTQLCFFVVFIGMDNLLLTVMAYDRYVAICHPLHYTVIMNPHLCVLLVLICLLISTVSALVHTLLLLRLSFCKHLEIPHFFCDLTQILKMACSNTLINNIVVYSSTMLLGIGPVSGIIFSYTRIVSSILRIPSTGGRYKAFSTCGSHLSVVSLFYGTAFGVYLSSAVTDSPRKATVASVMYALVTPMLNPFIYSLRNKDMKGALRKLTLGTCSIS